In the Gossypium raimondii isolate GPD5lz chromosome 9, ASM2569854v1, whole genome shotgun sequence genome, one interval contains:
- the LOC105800268 gene encoding uncharacterized protein LOC105800268: MSLSLQSSPSSFLSSSLPKLRLGFANGCSSSSLLFKFNASFPAIRASSGFSSSLDTGLRTELDAVSTFSEIVPDTVIFDDFEKFPPTAATVSSSLLLGILSLPDTVFRNAVDMALADSTCSRLDNPELRLSCFFNKALVNVGGDLAKLVPGRVSTEVDARRAYDTHGIIRRVHDLLKLYNEIDVPPERLLFKIPSTWQGIEASRLLESEGIQTHLTFVYSFAQAAAAAQAGASVIQIFVGRVRDWARNHSGDPEIEAAIQRGEDPGLGLVTKAYNYIHKYGHKSKLMAAAVRNKQDLFSLLGVDYVIAPLKILQSLKESVTAPDEKYSYVRRLSPQSAANHNFTAEELTKWDQLSLASAMGPASMQLLAAGLEGYVNQANRVEELLDKIWPPPNV; encoded by the exons atgtCACTCTCCTTGCAATCTTCGCCTTCAtcatttctctcttcttctctacCAAAATTAAGATTGGGATTTGCAAATGGGTGTTCTTCTTCCAGCCTACTCTTCAAATTCAACGCATCTTTTCCAGCTATTCGTGCTTCCTCGGGCTTCTCTTCTTCTCTCGACACTG GGTTAAGAACTGAATTGGATGCTGTGTCTACTTTCAGTGAGATAGTTCCTGACACTGTCAtctttgatgattttgaaaa gTTTCCACCAACAGCTGCAACTGTTAGTTCTTCACTGCTGTTGGGTATATTGAGCCTTCCAGATACCGTTTTTAGA aATGCTGTGGATATGGCCTTGGCGGATTCAACTTGTTCTAGGCTTGACAATCCTGAACTGAGGTTGTCTTGTTTCTTTAACAAG GCTTTAGTAAATGTTGGTGGTGACTTGGCAAAGCTAGTTCCGGGTCGAGTTTCAACCGAAGTGGATGCACGTCGGGCTTATGATACACATGGTATTATTAGGAGG GTTCACGACTTACTGAAGTTGTATAATGAGATTGATGTTCCTCCTGAGCGCTTATTGTTTAAAATTCCTTCAACTTGGCAA GGAATAGAAGCCTCAAGATTGCTTGAATCTGAGGGTATACAAACACATTTAACTTTTGTTTATAG CTTTGCTCAAGCTGCAGCTGCTGCCCAAGCTGGTGCTTCTGTTATTCAGATTTTTGTTGGCCGTGTTAGG GATTGGGCACGCAATCATTCTGGTGACCCTGAGATTGAAGCTGCCATTCAAAGAGGAGAGGATCCCGGGTTAGGTCTG GTGACAAAAGCTTATAACTACATTCACAAATATGGACATAAATCAAAGCTTATGGCTGCAGCAGTTCGAAACAAGCAGGATTTATTCAGTTTGCTGGG GGTTGATTATGTCATTGCACCGTTGAAGATATTGCAGTCGCTGAAAGAATCAGTTACTGCTCCTGATGAGAAGTACTCTTACGTTAGGAGGCTTTCCCCGCAGTCTGCTGCCAACCACAATTTCACTGCTGAAGAG CTCACAAAGTGGGACCAATTAAGCCTTGCATCAGCTATGGGACCTGCATCTATGCAGCTTCTGGCTGCTGGACTCGAAGGATACGTTAATCAAGCGAACCGAGTCGAGGAATTACTTGACAAGATTTGGCCGCCTCCTAATGTCTAA
- the LOC105800267 gene encoding beta-ketoacyl-[acyl-carrier-protein] synthase III, chloroplastic, producing MANASGFFTPSVPRLRSKVQPSIGVSRSGFCFSGGISRRVVCSSAIEGAEKHVSPSESRMPKLVSKGCKLVGCGSAVPSLSVSNDDLSKIVDTSDEWISVRTGIRNRRVMSGKESLKKLAVEAARKALEMADFDPNDLDLILMCTSTPEDIFGSAPQIQRELGCRNSPLAYDITAACSGFVLGLISAASHIRGGGFRNVLVIGADGLSRFVDWTDRGTCILFGDAAGAVLVQACDAEEDGLLSFDLHSDGEGGRHLGAPINDNETDELLGSNGSALDFPPKKSSYSCIQMNGKEVFRFAVRCVPQSIESALEKAGLVSGNVDWLLLHQANQRIIDAVATRLDFPQEKVISNLANYGNTSAASIPLALDEAVRSGKVKPGHTIAAAGFGAGLTWGSAIIRWG from the exons ATGGCCAATGCATCTGGGTTTTTCACGCCTTCAGTTCCAAGGCTGAGGAGCAAGGTTCAGCCTTCAATAGGAGTTTCTCGATCTGGGTTTTGCTTCTCTGGTGGAATCTCGAGGAGGGTAGTGTGCTCAAGTGCCATTGAAGGTGCAGAGAAGCATGTTTCCCCTTCTGAATCTCGAATGCCCAA GCTTGTCAGTAAAGGCTGTAAGTTAGTTGGCTGCGGGTCAGCAGTGCCATCTCTTTCAGTTTCCAATGATGATCTTTCGAAAATAGTTGATACATCTGATGAATGGATCTCTGTCCGCACTGGAATACGAAATCGACGGGTAATGTCAG GAAAGGAAAGTTTGAAAAAGCTAGCAGTTGAAGCGGCACGGAAAGCTCTTGAAATGGCAGATTTTGATCCTAACGATCTTGACCTAATCTTGATGTGCACATCTACTCCAGAAGATATTTTTGGTTCTGCTCCACAG ATCCAAAGAGAGCTTGGCTGCAGAAATTCTCCTTTAGCTTATGATATTACAGCTGCTTGTAGCGGATTTGTGCTGGGTCTGATCTCGGCTGCTAGTCACATTAGGG GAGGTGGGTTTCGTAATGTGTTGGTGATCGGTGCTGATGGTCTTTCTCGATTTGTTGATTGGACTGATAGAGGGACATGTATCCTCTTTGGGGATGCAGCAGGTGCTGTACTAGTTCAG GCCTGCGATGCTGAGGAGGATGGTTTATTAAGCTTTGACTTGCATAGTGATGGTGAGGGTGGAAG ACATCTTGGTGCCCCCATAAATGATAATGAAACTGATGAGCTGTTGGGTTCAAATGGTTCAGCATTAGATTTCCCTCCAAAAAAGTCCTCTTATTCCTGCATACAGATGAATGGCAAAGAAGTTTTTCGCTTTGCTGTGCGATGTGTACCGCAATCGATCGAGTCTGCCTTGGAAAAAGCTGGTCTTGTTTCAGGCAATGTTGACTGGTTATTGCTCCATCAG GCAAACCAGAGGATTATCGATGCAGTCGCAACACGGTTAGACTTCCCCCAGGAAAAAGTCATATCAAATTTGGCGAATTATGGTAATACGAGTGCCGCATCTATTCCTTTGGCATTGGATGAAGCCGTCCGAAGCGGAAAGGTGAAGCCAGGCCATACAATTGCAGCTGCAGGTTTTGGTGCAGGTTTAACATGGGGTTCTGCAATTATTAGATGGGGATGA